In a genomic window of uncultured Flavobacterium sp.:
- a CDS encoding glycogen/starch synthase encodes MIIHLASEVAPFYKRGGLGDVVGTLPFYLSKREENIVISFYYKNRMNTENLTLQGSFFIDIQNVDYRFEYYYYEEDNVKFYFLNMDDDLLFSDMESTGNDQANDDGRNPYGLNFSFIVYFYFAKATLQLIKNLEMNPRHLMFHDWHVCGCFAFPELLNSLNEFCNTVVLIHNYEHQGEIFPDQIHLLGEEVFNELISIHEEYGVITFFALAFKNANCIATVSKSYAKELLKGDVPHVGLKFLELINRKKIYTLPNGVDYTTWSPKCSPYLDMHYDVTSYKDIKAEWKKRLVNEMKFDNADAPIVLLMARLTEQKGINLLINLWDTTEESQKQVQKIVDSGVNLIIYGNPEKGLHGSIHKTLTLCKEQFAGRFNYIHNYTEEKAHQFLAGSDMILCPSLFEPCGLVQMYSMKFGTVPLVRPVGGLKDTVIPHTEFSEESTGFYIEEFQQESLCKAIRQATKVYRDQPQVWENIIKRGMLKDFSWDKSLEHYNSFLDKIELEQDQYISKY; translated from the coding sequence ATGATAATTCATTTAGCCTCAGAAGTGGCCCCGTTTTATAAACGAGGAGGATTGGGAGATGTGGTAGGTACATTACCGTTTTACCTCTCTAAACGAGAAGAAAATATAGTCATTTCATTTTATTATAAAAATAGAATGAATACAGAAAATCTTACTCTACAAGGATCATTTTTTATTGATATTCAGAATGTAGATTATAGGTTTGAATATTATTATTATGAGGAAGATAATGTGAAATTTTATTTTCTCAATATGGACGACGACTTGTTGTTCAGCGATATGGAAAGCACAGGAAATGATCAGGCAAACGATGATGGCAGAAATCCTTATGGTTTGAACTTTTCATTTATTGTATATTTTTATTTTGCTAAGGCAACCCTGCAGCTCATAAAAAATCTGGAGATGAATCCAAGACATTTAATGTTTCATGATTGGCATGTATGCGGTTGTTTTGCCTTTCCGGAATTACTAAATTCTCTAAATGAATTTTGCAATACAGTAGTGTTAATTCATAATTATGAGCATCAAGGCGAAATTTTCCCAGATCAGATTCATTTATTAGGAGAGGAAGTTTTTAATGAATTAATATCTATCCATGAAGAATATGGAGTGATTACGTTCTTTGCGTTGGCATTTAAAAATGCAAATTGTATTGCAACTGTAAGTAAATCATATGCAAAAGAACTCTTAAAAGGTGATGTTCCGCATGTAGGGCTCAAGTTCTTAGAATTGATCAATAGAAAAAAGATTTACACGTTACCAAATGGAGTTGATTATACTACATGGTCTCCAAAATGCAGTCCTTATTTAGACATGCATTATGATGTTACTTCGTATAAGGATATCAAGGCAGAATGGAAAAAGCGATTAGTAAATGAAATGAAATTTGATAATGCTGATGCGCCAATTGTACTTTTAATGGCGAGGTTAACAGAACAAAAAGGAATTAATCTTCTTATCAATTTATGGGATACCACCGAAGAATCTCAAAAGCAGGTACAAAAAATAGTAGATTCTGGAGTAAATCTTATTATTTATGGCAATCCTGAAAAAGGGCTTCACGGAAGTATACACAAAACACTTACACTTTGTAAAGAACAATTCGCAGGACGATTTAATTACATACATAACTATACAGAAGAAAAAGCGCATCAATTCCTGGCAGGATCAGACATGATACTTTGTCCGTCCTTATTTGAACCATGCGGTTTGGTGCAAATGTATTCCATGAAATTTGGAACAGTTCCGCTGGTAAGGCCAGTAGGAGGATTAAAAGATACGGTAATTCCTCACACAGAATTTTCTGAAGAAAGCACTGGGTTTTACATTGAAGAATTTCAGCAGGAAAGCCTTTGTAAAGCTATAAGGCAGGCAACAAAAGTTTACAGGGATCAGCCGCAGGTTTGGGAAAATATTATAAAAAGAGGAATGTTAAAAGATTTTAGTTGGGACAAGTCACTCGAACATTATAATTCTTTTTTAGATAAAATAGAATTAGAACAGGATCAGTACATTTCTAAATATTAA
- a CDS encoding glycoside hydrolase family 13 protein → MSKKSVQKELLYISADTKVKKVHIGVFPVKDRYFRKEMKHRGNGYFQVTLDLPKGKSFYHYFINEDFKTPINNNLNVISEHDTHKRSPLVLETEMFSPIKFENNETFINHIEDDIWEFRLISYQKWIKNIAIVINGKEYELKRHFTNKNKSFWKIRIELKYTNINYYIKISSENQLCYLHENSELERQLMPDKVMNYDLSVQLTQKDKKTCHGAGYQIFPDRFLNFETPDTANTLKDWGDNPNFVDFFGGTLKGISEKIDYISNMGFEFIYLNPIVYSRSNHRYDSKDYLKIDPILGNEKDLDELIEKIHARGMKIILDITLNHCSSEFFAFEDLVKNEEKSKYIDWFEVEQFPLYSEGRSHYSCWHGYEELPQFNLLNPETSDYFINVAKFWTERFSIDGWRLDVCTEMPESFVKKFVDATLKINPAAIIIAESWDSNTNIFSSDTGIDGLTNFSLYLEVITPFFINGKMSLREMASTILDMNYKNSFRLNQYSWNFLSNHDISRFQSVIKKKEEYALAFTLLYALPGTPMVYYGEETRMEGLGDPQNRRCMEFYSGTEGSENLHDHLQKLNELKAKHKDIFYYGDLTFELADNEKKTLIIQRSHHNQRLLFYFNFSDVACKLTHLSDDITLNPYSSKVMYHNQ, encoded by the coding sequence ATGTCAAAAAAAAGCGTTCAGAAAGAGTTATTATACATTTCAGCAGATACTAAAGTTAAAAAAGTTCATATTGGAGTCTTTCCGGTAAAAGACCGGTATTTTAGAAAAGAAATGAAACATAGAGGGAACGGATATTTTCAAGTTACTCTGGATTTGCCAAAAGGAAAATCATTCTATCATTACTTTATTAATGAAGATTTTAAAACCCCAATAAATAACAATCTTAATGTTATTTCAGAACATGATACTCATAAACGTTCGCCTTTGGTTTTGGAAACTGAAATGTTCAGCCCCATCAAATTTGAAAATAACGAAACTTTTATAAATCATATTGAAGATGATATATGGGAATTTAGGCTTATATCGTATCAGAAATGGATTAAAAATATCGCTATCGTAATAAATGGGAAAGAGTATGAACTAAAAAGACATTTTACGAATAAAAACAAATCGTTTTGGAAAATCAGAATTGAATTAAAATATACTAATATCAATTACTACATAAAAATTTCTAGCGAAAACCAACTTTGTTATCTTCATGAAAATTCTGAATTAGAAAGGCAGTTAATGCCTGATAAGGTTATGAATTATGACTTGTCTGTTCAATTAACGCAAAAAGATAAAAAAACTTGCCATGGTGCAGGTTATCAGATTTTTCCAGATCGTTTTTTAAATTTTGAAACACCAGACACAGCCAATACGTTAAAAGATTGGGGCGATAATCCTAATTTTGTTGATTTTTTTGGAGGAACGCTCAAAGGAATTTCAGAAAAGATTGATTATATCTCAAATATGGGATTCGAATTTATTTACCTAAATCCAATAGTATATTCGAGATCCAATCACCGCTATGATAGTAAAGATTATCTTAAAATTGATCCGATATTAGGAAACGAAAAAGATCTTGATGAGCTAATCGAAAAAATTCACGCTCGTGGAATGAAAATTATTTTAGACATAACGCTCAATCATTGCAGCAGTGAATTTTTCGCATTTGAAGATCTGGTTAAAAATGAAGAAAAATCCAAATATATAGATTGGTTTGAAGTAGAGCAGTTTCCGTTATATTCTGAAGGACGTAGCCATTATTCCTGTTGGCACGGATACGAAGAATTACCGCAGTTTAACCTTCTTAATCCTGAAACAAGTGATTATTTTATAAATGTAGCTAAATTTTGGACTGAACGATTCTCAATTGATGGCTGGAGATTGGATGTATGTACAGAAATGCCAGAAAGTTTTGTGAAAAAATTTGTTGATGCTACTTTAAAAATAAATCCCGCTGCCATCATTATTGCTGAAAGTTGGGACAGTAATACCAATATATTTTCTTCTGATACAGGAATTGATGGTTTAACGAATTTTTCATTGTACTTAGAAGTAATAACTCCTTTTTTCATTAACGGAAAAATGTCTTTGAGAGAGATGGCCTCTACCATATTAGATATGAATTATAAAAATTCATTCAGGCTGAACCAATATTCATGGAATTTTTTAAGCAATCACGATATTTCCAGATTTCAATCGGTAATAAAAAAGAAAGAGGAATATGCTTTGGCATTTACGCTTTTATATGCTTTGCCCGGTACACCAATGGTTTATTATGGTGAAGAAACCAGAATGGAAGGATTAGGAGATCCTCAAAATCGCAGATGTATGGAATTTTATAGCGGCACTGAAGGTTCTGAAAATTTACATGATCACCTCCAAAAACTCAATGAGCTTAAAGCTAAGCATAAAGATATTTTTTATTATGGAGATCTTACATTTGAACTGGCAGACAATGAAAAAAAGACCTTAATCATCCAAAGAAGCCATCATAATCAACGACTTCTTTTTTATTTTAATTTTAGTGATGTTGCATGTAAGTTGACTCATTTATCTGATGATATAACACTAAATCCCTATTCATCTAAAGTTATGTATCATAACCAATAG
- a CDS encoding outer membrane beta-barrel family protein: protein MKSYKKSILLSIMYYFVILQTIQVAAQAPINTKIEGKITSTKNEALPYTNVALFNSSDSKMVKATLTNENGLFVIENVATGDYYLSVSVLGYKTYKSNIFSVEVDKKKEIGTIKIEEESIVLNTVTVVGQKPLIQNKEDRVVINIENSTLATGNTALDILNKAPGVSNINGSISLVGKTNVLILINGKQTYLSPDQLTSLLTSTQSSSIKSIEIMTNPPAKYDASGNGGIINIIMKKSQDEGTNINLNFSEGQGVYRKTNGGIAMNHRNKRINIFASYDYSDNINFGTIDIDRFTGLSGESLFFNSSSFEKYQFKVNNFKVGADINISPNSTLGFIISGNNVKGNSKINGRNDIGSQMQQVDSTIIGSTIGKYPNRYLTTNINYNVKLDTIGTNVNLSYDYSLSNKNESFQFGNRYLDADGTEYRSPYNFRNLTPQYADIYVGTADFSHPFSEKSKLETGLKFSSVKTDNILQYDILQDDGNYVNDASRSDQFIYKEKVLAAYVNYNFKSGSYSFQAGLRAEKTSSDGNSVTNNSVVSRNYTDLFPTISVQKKIDDNNALNVGYGRRIDRPNYASLNPFVYYIDAYTFRFGNPYLNPQYTDSYSLGYTLKNKYKFDLNYSNTKNVIANIVITDPVTNSISQTDANLNSFKSYSLNVNAPIEIAKWWKTYNNVSVFYNMYNTDEIEGAPLQLEKLAWQVSSTHNITIDDRSSAELRANYISSNVYGVLNLKSYYGVDLGINRTFLDSNMNVQLAISDIFNTWGERGVFSNLPNSNFDVVRTFDSRVIRLSLTYKFGNVKLKSTDRNGGAQQEKNRLN, encoded by the coding sequence ATGAAATCATATAAAAAATCAATTTTGTTAAGTATCATGTATTATTTCGTAATACTTCAAACAATTCAGGTAGCAGCGCAAGCTCCAATAAATACAAAAATAGAAGGAAAGATAACTTCAACAAAAAATGAAGCGTTACCATATACAAATGTGGCATTATTTAATTCTTCAGATTCTAAAATGGTTAAAGCAACCCTTACTAATGAAAATGGATTATTTGTTATTGAAAATGTCGCTACCGGAGACTATTATTTATCGGTAAGTGTATTAGGTTACAAAACATACAAATCTAATATATTCAGTGTTGAAGTAGATAAAAAGAAAGAGATTGGAACCATAAAGATAGAAGAAGAAAGCATTGTTCTTAATACTGTTACAGTTGTAGGTCAAAAACCTCTAATTCAAAATAAGGAAGATAGAGTTGTCATAAATATTGAAAACAGTACACTTGCTACAGGAAATACAGCTTTAGACATATTAAATAAAGCGCCAGGTGTAAGCAATATCAACGGTTCTATCAGTTTGGTTGGAAAAACAAATGTTTTAATCCTAATTAATGGTAAACAAACATATCTTTCTCCAGATCAGTTGACAAGTCTTTTAACTTCTACACAATCAAGCAGCATTAAATCAATTGAGATAATGACAAATCCACCTGCTAAATATGATGCTTCAGGAAATGGAGGAATCATTAATATCATAATGAAAAAAAGCCAGGACGAAGGAACCAATATAAATCTAAATTTTAGTGAAGGACAAGGAGTTTATCGCAAAACTAATGGAGGAATAGCGATGAACCATAGAAATAAAAGGATTAATATTTTTGCGAGTTACGATTATTCGGATAATATAAATTTTGGAACAATTGATATCGACCGATTTACGGGACTATCAGGAGAATCACTTTTTTTTAATTCTTCGTCTTTTGAAAAATATCAATTTAAAGTAAATAATTTCAAAGTAGGAGCAGATATAAATATATCTCCCAATAGTACGTTAGGTTTTATCATTAGCGGAAATAATGTAAAAGGAAATTCGAAAATTAATGGAAGAAATGATATCGGATCGCAGATGCAACAAGTTGATTCAACAATTATAGGATCAACCATAGGAAAATATCCAAACAGATATTTAACAACAAATATAAATTACAACGTAAAACTTGATACGATAGGTACAAATGTGAATTTGAGTTATGACTACTCTTTGTCTAATAAAAATGAGAGTTTTCAGTTTGGTAATCGCTATTTAGATGCAGATGGCACAGAGTATCGCTCTCCTTATAATTTTAGAAACCTTACGCCACAATATGCAGACATTTATGTTGGAACAGCAGATTTTTCACATCCATTTAGCGAAAAATCTAAATTAGAAACAGGGCTAAAATTTAGTTCTGTAAAAACGGATAATATACTGCAATATGATATACTACAGGATGACGGAAATTATGTAAATGATGCCAGCCGAAGTGATCAATTTATTTATAAAGAAAAGGTACTGGCTGCTTATGTCAATTATAATTTCAAGTCAGGTTCATACTCTTTTCAAGCAGGATTACGTGCAGAAAAAACATCGTCCGATGGAAATTCTGTAACTAACAATAGTGTGGTAAGTAGAAATTATACAGATCTTTTTCCGACTATTTCTGTGCAAAAAAAGATAGATGACAACAATGCTTTGAATGTAGGATATGGAAGAAGAATTGACAGACCAAATTATGCTTCATTAAATCCTTTTGTGTATTACATCGACGCATATACTTTTAGATTTGGAAATCCATATTTAAATCCTCAATATACAGACTCTTACTCGCTGGGATACACTTTAAAGAATAAGTATAAATTTGATTTAAATTATAGCAATACAAAAAATGTGATTGCAAATATAGTTATAACAGATCCGGTTACGAATTCGATATCACAAACAGATGCAAATCTTAATAGCTTTAAATCTTATAGCTTAAATGTAAATGCTCCAATTGAAATTGCAAAGTGGTGGAAAACTTATAATAACGTTTCGGTCTTTTATAATATGTATAATACGGATGAAATTGAAGGAGCACCACTTCAATTAGAAAAACTTGCATGGCAGGTAAGTAGTACTCATAATATAACTATTGACGATAGATCATCAGCAGAATTAAGAGCCAACTACATATCATCAAATGTTTATGGAGTTCTAAATCTTAAATCGTATTACGGAGTTGATTTAGGAATTAATAGAACCTTTTTGGATAGTAACATGAATGTCCAACTGGCTATAAGTGATATTTTTAACACTTGGGGTGAAAGAGGCGTTTTTAGTAATCTTCCAAATAGCAATTTTGATGTTGTCAGAACCTTCGATAGCAGAGTAATCAGGTTAAGTCTTACCTATAAATTTGGAAATGTAAAACTAAAATCAACCGATAGAAATGGTGGCGCACAACAAGAAAAAAATAGATTAAACTAA